The following coding sequences lie in one Candidatus Kaelpia imicola genomic window:
- the serA gene encoding phosphoglycerate dehydrogenase — protein sequence MVKVLVGDNIAQDGIDILTKAGIEVTKKTGLSEEELVKEIKGYDGIIIRSGTKVKSSIIDAADSLKVIGRAGVGLDNVDVDAATKKGVIVMNTPLGNTISTAEHTMAVILALARNIPQANLSMKENKWERKKFMGKELYGKILGVVGLGRIGREVAKRAIGFGMKVLTFDPYISEDIAFKIEVELVEHNELLKRSDYITFHIPLSDNTYHMLSDKELKMIKNTAYIINCSRGGVVDEEALHRALSEKKIAGAALDVYENEPPESSPLLELDNIILTPHLGASTEEAQLNVAVEVAEQVRDALINNVIRNAVNMPSIEPETAEVLKPYFNLSEKLGSLLGQLVEGNVKKVEIKYSGDILEHDTTPLSSAVLKGFFSPILAESVNYVNALVIAKEREISVEEVKSSKVHNFSNLIQVIVETNKERKEVAGTLFSNNNPKIVNIDGYYLEAPPVGNMLVIYNEDKPGVIGHIGTIFGRNNANISGMTFGREEPGGNALMVLNLDIAVDATVIKELLDFKYIRVVKGIKL from the coding sequence GTGGTTAAGGTTTTAGTTGGTGATAACATAGCTCAGGATGGCATTGATATTTTAACCAAAGCAGGCATTGAAGTTACAAAGAAAACAGGTTTAAGCGAAGAGGAGCTTGTAAAAGAGATTAAGGGCTATGATGGTATTATAATCCGTAGCGGAACAAAGGTTAAATCCTCTATTATAGACGCTGCAGATAGTCTTAAAGTTATAGGCCGTGCTGGAGTCGGTTTGGATAATGTAGATGTTGATGCTGCGACCAAGAAGGGGGTCATTGTAATGAATACTCCCTTGGGTAATACTATATCGACTGCGGAACATACCATGGCTGTTATTTTAGCTTTGGCTCGAAATATTCCTCAGGCCAACTTGTCGATGAAAGAGAATAAATGGGAACGGAAAAAGTTTATGGGCAAAGAGTTGTATGGTAAAATCTTAGGCGTTGTGGGTTTGGGAAGAATAGGGAGAGAGGTGGCCAAGCGAGCTATCGGATTTGGAATGAAGGTTCTTACTTTTGACCCTTATATCTCTGAAGATATAGCCTTTAAGATTGAGGTTGAGCTAGTTGAGCACAATGAACTCTTGAAAAGGTCGGATTATATAACGTTCCATATTCCTTTATCCGATAATACTTATCATATGCTTTCTGATAAAGAGTTGAAGATGATAAAAAATACAGCGTATATTATAAACTGTTCCCGCGGCGGCGTTGTGGATGAAGAGGCTCTACATAGGGCTCTTTCAGAGAAAAAGATTGCAGGTGCTGCATTGGATGTTTACGAAAATGAACCTCCGGAGAGTAGTCCGCTTCTTGAGTTAGATAACATTATTCTTACTCCTCATCTAGGGGCATCTACTGAAGAGGCGCAACTCAATGTGGCTGTTGAGGTTGCAGAGCAGGTTAGGGATGCATTGATAAATAATGTTATCAGGAATGCTGTAAACATGCCTTCTATTGAGCCTGAGACGGCTGAGGTTTTAAAGCCCTATTTTAATCTTTCTGAAAAATTGGGTTCGCTGCTTGGTCAGCTTGTAGAGGGTAACGTTAAAAAGGTTGAGATAAAATATAGCGGAGATATTTTGGAACACGATACTACCCCTCTCTCTTCGGCGGTACTTAAAGGTTTCTTTTCTCCGATACTCGCTGAATCTGTAAATTATGTAAATGCTCTTGTGATTGCAAAAGAGAGAGAGATAAGTGTAGAGGAGGTCAAATCTTCAAAGGTTCATAATTTTAGTAATTTAATTCAGGTAATTGTCGAGACCAACAAAGAGAGAAAAGAGGTTGCCGGAACACTCTTCAGTAATAACAATCCCAAAATAGTCAATATTGACGGTTATTATCTTGAGGCGCCTCCAGTAGGAAATATGCTTGTTATATATAACGAAGATAAGCCTGGTGTCATAGGTCATATAGGTACTATTTTCGGTAGGAATAATGCTAATATATCCGGAATGACATTCGGTAGAGAAGAACCCGGCGGCAATGCTTTAATGGTTTTAAATCTTGATATAGCCGTCGATGCTACTGTTATAAAAGAGTTGCTTGATTTTAAATATATACGTGTTGTAAAAGGGATTAAACTCTAA
- a CDS encoding alanine--glyoxylate aminotransferase family protein, whose protein sequence is MIKPYKKSLLTPGPTPVPEEVLLSQAKSTIHHRTDEFRSILKDVSEDLKTIFQTKNQVLIVSSSGTGVMEAAVANLMQDGVRFIPVVGGKFGERWAEIAKAYSAEYDTLDLKWGSAPNLDSLREKLKIGNSRKIILTTLCETSTGVNYDIKGMAILAKEFNALIVVDAVSGLGADELRMDDWGLDIVVSGSQKGLMLPPGLAFISLSKEAQSLIERSSSSKYYFDLIKAGKAASKSDTPWTPAVNMIVALRTALKMILDEGIENVWRRHAKLAAMTREAVTSLGLKVFAQRPSSAVTSVLMPESIDSAEMVKFIRAEFGISIAGGQAELKSKIIRIAHMGYINLFDVLSGIAAVEFGLHYFGHKFKLGAGILKLEEEFLKSYKKEA, encoded by the coding sequence GTGATTAAACCTTACAAAAAAAGTCTTTTAACTCCAGGTCCAACTCCTGTTCCCGAGGAAGTCTTACTTTCGCAGGCGAAGTCTACAATTCATCACAGAACAGATGAGTTCCGTTCTATACTTAAAGATGTTTCGGAGGATTTAAAGACTATCTTCCAAACCAAAAACCAGGTTTTAATTGTCTCTTCTTCAGGTACTGGTGTTATGGAGGCTGCGGTAGCTAATCTAATGCAGGATGGTGTTAGATTTATACCTGTTGTAGGAGGAAAGTTTGGTGAGAGATGGGCCGAGATAGCCAAAGCCTATAGCGCAGAGTATGATACTTTAGATCTAAAGTGGGGGAGTGCTCCAAACTTAGACTCTCTAAGAGAAAAGTTAAAAATAGGTAATAGCCGTAAGATTATCCTAACGACACTATGCGAAACCTCTACAGGTGTAAACTATGATATAAAAGGTATGGCTATCCTAGCTAAAGAGTTCAACGCTTTAATTGTTGTTGATGCTGTAAGTGGTTTGGGAGCTGATGAACTGAGAATGGACGATTGGGGTTTGGATATTGTTGTTAGCGGATCTCAGAAAGGCTTGATGCTTCCCCCGGGTCTTGCCTTCATAAGCCTATCCAAAGAAGCACAATCTTTAATAGAGAGGTCCAGTTCTTCTAAATATTACTTTGACTTGATTAAAGCTGGTAAGGCGGCATCTAAGTCTGATACTCCCTGGACTCCCGCCGTGAATATGATAGTAGCTTTACGGACAGCCCTCAAGATGATACTTGATGAGGGTATTGAGAATGTGTGGAGAAGACATGCTAAACTTGCGGCTATGACACGTGAAGCGGTTACTTCTTTAGGGCTTAAAGTCTTTGCTCAGCGTCCTTCCAGCGCTGTTACCAGCGTTTTGATGCCGGAGAGTATAGACTCTGCAGAGATGGTCAAGTTTATCCGCGCAGAGTTCGGTATAAGCATAGCTGGCGGTCAGGCAGAGTTGAAGAGTAAGATAATCAGGATTGCCCACATGGGTTACATAAATCTTTTTGATGTTCTATCAGGTATTGCAGCTGTTGAATTTGGGTTGCATTATTTTGGACATAAGTTTAAGCTTGGTGCGGGAATTTTAAAACTAGAGGAAGAGTTTCTTAAAAGCTACAAGAAGGAGGCCTAA
- the clpP gene encoding ATP-dependent Clp endopeptidase proteolytic subunit ClpP — MPVKSQTLVPMVVEKTGRGERAFDIYSRLLKDRIVFIGTPIDDNVANLIIAQILFLQSEDADKDISVYINSPGGSVTSGLAIYDTLQFVKPDISTYCVGQAASMGALLLMAGAKGKRFSLPHSRIMIHQPWGGVQGAAEDIHIQAKEILRLRDEINGLISFHTFKSIDKVKKDTDRDYFMSAEESKDYGIIDEVIYTKKKKS; from the coding sequence ATGCCTGTTAAGTCTCAGACTCTTGTTCCCATGGTAGTTGAGAAGACCGGAAGAGGTGAGCGTGCGTTCGACATTTACTCTCGGTTGTTGAAAGACAGGATAGTTTTTATAGGTACTCCTATTGATGACAATGTAGCCAATCTTATTATTGCCCAGATTCTTTTCCTGCAGTCTGAGGATGCGGATAAGGATATAAGTGTTTATATTAACTCACCAGGAGGTTCTGTTACGAGCGGATTGGCAATCTACGATACACTGCAGTTTGTAAAACCCGATATCTCTACTTATTGCGTAGGGCAGGCGGCCAGCATGGGAGCATTATTGCTTATGGCAGGCGCTAAAGGAAAGAGGTTCTCTCTGCCGCATTCCAGGATAATGATTCATCAGCCTTGGGGTGGTGTTCAGGGAGCTGCGGAAGATATTCATATTCAGGCTAAAGAGATACTTCGCTTAAGAGATGAGATAAACGGGTTGATCTCTTTCCATACTTTTAAATCAATTGATAAGGTTAAGAAAGATACTGATAGAGATTATTTTATGAGCGCGGAAGAATCAAAAGATTACGGCATAATAGACGAGGTTATTTATACTAAAAAGAAGAAATCTTAA
- the tig gene encoding trigger factor produces MKIKIKKINTVESDLEVYLDPKEIGSLKRKVESDWQDKVAIPGYRKGKAPLEMVLVKYGVEIEKDIKDSVVSIFYRKAVEASKVDPISAPVLLGIEQGERGDYRFTLKIEEVPKVKLSKYKNIKLKRKDASVEDKDIDKVLDDIKKEKTQWLDVQRPSVFEDVIVADIEIKSKDGDLDKREALSLYLSEESLFPGLIENLKGLSSGEVKEFKLEVPDDYRDKKIAGKECDFKVSVKGVKEKKEPELNDDFAKKLGNHSNVDDLKRVIREELQNHRIREAEIDLEECLISELIENSKIELPPQLLSRQVRVSAEDITMRLLYRGFPRKDMETQKEMIQREAQREAQRELKVYFILKEIAQKESIVVSGQELSKHLEVLSKRQNSTLEELESSLKKDNGLENIKAGLLRKKVIEFLKQHAEIINIKNGGE; encoded by the coding sequence ATGAAAATAAAGATTAAAAAAATCAATACGGTTGAGAGTGATCTGGAAGTCTATTTGGATCCTAAAGAGATTGGGTCTTTAAAAAGAAAAGTAGAGTCTGATTGGCAAGATAAGGTTGCAATTCCTGGCTATAGAAAAGGTAAAGCTCCGCTGGAGATGGTGCTGGTTAAATATGGTGTTGAGATTGAAAAAGATATCAAGGATAGTGTAGTCTCTATTTTTTATAGAAAGGCTGTAGAGGCTTCAAAAGTGGATCCGATATCGGCTCCAGTGTTGCTTGGCATTGAACAGGGGGAGAGAGGCGACTATAGGTTTACATTGAAGATAGAGGAAGTCCCAAAAGTTAAATTGTCGAAATATAAGAATATAAAATTGAAGAGAAAGGACGCAAGTGTAGAGGATAAAGATATTGATAAGGTTTTAGATGATATCAAGAAGGAGAAGACCCAGTGGCTGGATGTCCAGAGGCCGTCCGTTTTTGAGGATGTCATTGTAGCAGACATAGAGATAAAGTCAAAAGATGGTGATTTAGATAAGAGAGAAGCTCTTTCATTGTATCTTAGTGAAGAGAGCCTCTTTCCCGGGCTTATAGAGAATCTTAAGGGGTTGAGTTCCGGCGAGGTCAAGGAGTTTAAGCTCGAGGTTCCCGATGATTATAGAGATAAAAAGATTGCTGGCAAAGAGTGCGATTTTAAGGTCAGCGTAAAAGGGGTTAAAGAGAAAAAGGAGCCTGAGCTTAACGATGATTTCGCGAAGAAGCTTGGCAATCATAGCAATGTCGATGATTTAAAGAGGGTTATAAGGGAAGAGTTGCAAAATCATCGTATTAGGGAGGCTGAGATAGATTTAGAAGAGTGCCTTATATCTGAACTTATCGAAAATTCCAAGATCGAGTTGCCGCCTCAGCTTTTAAGCCGTCAAGTACGTGTTTCGGCTGAAGATATAACCATGAGGTTGCTCTATCGGGGGTTTCCTAGAAAAGATATGGAGACCCAAAAAGAAATGATACAGAGAGAGGCTCAAAGAGAGGCTCAGAGAGAGCTTAAGGTCTATTTTATTTTAAAAGAGATTGCTCAGAAAGAAAGTATAGTGGTCTCGGGTCAAGAATTGAGCAAACATTTAGAAGTTCTATCCAAGCGTCAAAACAGTACTCTGGAGGAGTTAGAATCCAGTCTTAAAAAAGATAATGGATTAGAGAATATAAAAGCTGGCTTATTAAGGAAGAAAGTTATAGAATTTTTAAAGCAGCATGCTGAAATAATTAATATTAAAAATGGAGGTGAATAA
- the raiA gene encoding ribosome-associated translation inhibitor RaiA, translating into MKTTITGRHFNTTGALKSYIEGKISYLDKYVDDIINVHVVLEIERHLSVVEINVNLKSSHFKVKEKNEDMYLAIDESFDVLKQQVLKYEDRIKMHRHRDKDFKDENKD; encoded by the coding sequence TTGAAAACGACAATAACAGGCAGGCATTTTAATACAACCGGCGCTTTAAAGTCTTATATTGAAGGTAAGATCAGCTATCTGGATAAATATGTTGATGATATAATAAATGTTCATGTTGTACTGGAGATTGAGAGACATCTTTCTGTGGTCGAGATCAATGTGAACCTTAAGAGTTCTCACTTTAAAGTTAAGGAAAAAAATGAAGATATGTATTTAGCCATCGACGAATCGTTCGACGTTTTAAAGCAGCAGGTCTTAAAATATGAAGATAGAATAAAGATGCATAGACATAGAGATAAGGATTTTAAAGATGAAAATAAAGATTAA
- the lptB gene encoding LPS export ABC transporter ATP-binding protein → MLKVKGLIKEYGNRRVVNSISLDVAGSEIVGLLGPNGAGKTTTFYMIVGLVAPNKGCVYFKDVDITRLPMHKRASLGIGYLSQEPAIFGNLSVRDNIMAVLETLIIHPQERKLRLEMLLEELRISYLAKNRAYTLSGGERRRLEITRALAINPSFLLLDEPFSGIDPIAVAECQDIILDLKKKGIGILLTDHNVRETLAITDRAYIVSEGSILLSGDADHLINDDKAKEVYLGERFKM, encoded by the coding sequence ATGTTAAAGGTTAAGGGGTTAATAAAAGAGTACGGAAACAGAAGGGTGGTAAATAGTATCTCGCTTGATGTAGCTGGCTCTGAGATAGTCGGGTTGCTGGGTCCTAACGGAGCTGGCAAGACCACTACTTTCTATATGATCGTGGGTTTAGTTGCTCCTAATAAGGGGTGTGTATACTTTAAGGATGTTGATATAACAAGGTTGCCTATGCATAAGAGAGCAAGTTTGGGAATAGGTTATCTTTCGCAGGAACCGGCTATATTTGGAAACCTAAGTGTCAGGGATAATATAATGGCGGTGTTGGAGACTTTAATCATTCATCCGCAGGAGAGAAAGTTGAGGCTTGAAATGCTGTTGGAAGAGTTAAGGATATCATATTTAGCGAAGAACAGAGCCTATACTTTATCTGGCGGCGAGAGAAGACGGCTGGAGATTACAAGAGCTCTGGCTATAAATCCATCGTTCTTGCTTTTAGACGAACCCTTTAGCGGAATAGACCCTATTGCTGTCGCTGAATGTCAGGATATAATTTTAGATCTTAAGAAAAAAGGTATTGGAATATTGCTGACTGACCATAATGTAAGAGAGACTTTGGCGATAACGGATAGGGCTTATATAGTCTCTGAGGGCAGTATCCTCCTTTCAGGAGATGCGGACCATTTGATTAACGATGATAAAGCAAAAGAAGTCTACCTTGGAGAAAGGTTTAAGATGTAA
- the lptC gene encoding LPS export ABC transporter periplasmic protein LptC encodes MLIKIVVLLLVFSIRSSYATEENLNNFTLTGYDKQNNKKWEIEGESAQLSKEDVALRSVKARLYGDNGPVNMRADRGFLNRVNRQVELTGNVVIKNSEGDSLFTDILHWDQDREVVWTEERLRIVKNDSEVSGEGGEIDTKLTKAVIKKDVKFKAVPQAIIKSDGPLNIDYTKNIAVFNDNVHVLDRKGELFCDKLTVYFDKDEKSITRVHAKGNVKLRRGSSLTYSSEAIYDLKEGKINLLGHPKLEIYPE; translated from the coding sequence ATGTTGATAAAGATAGTAGTCTTATTATTGGTGTTTTCGATTAGAAGCTCCTATGCAACGGAAGAGAACTTAAATAATTTTACTCTAACAGGTTATGATAAGCAGAATAATAAAAAATGGGAGATAGAAGGAGAGAGTGCGCAGCTAAGTAAAGAGGATGTAGCCTTAAGATCGGTTAAAGCAAGGCTTTATGGTGATAATGGTCCTGTAAACATGCGGGCAGACAGAGGTTTTTTGAATAGAGTGAATAGGCAGGTAGAGTTAACAGGAAATGTTGTTATAAAAAACTCAGAAGGCGATTCGCTTTTTACGGATATACTACACTGGGATCAGGATAGAGAGGTTGTCTGGACAGAAGAGAGATTGAGAATAGTGAAGAACGATAGCGAGGTGTCAGGCGAAGGCGGCGAGATTGATACAAAATTAACGAAGGCGGTTATTAAAAAAGACGTCAAGTTTAAAGCCGTGCCTCAGGCTATAATTAAATCCGACGGACCCTTAAATATAGATTACACCAAAAACATTGCGGTCTTCAACGACAATGTCCATGTCTTAGATAGAAAAGGAGAGCTGTTCTGCGATAAGTTGACTGTATATTTTGACAAAGATGAAAAAAGCATTACTAGAGTTCACGCCAAAGGCAATGTAAAACTTAGGCGCGGCAGTTCGCTTACCTATTCTTCTGAAGCGATATATGATTTAAAAGAGGGAAAGATCAATCTTCTCGGGCACCCTAAGCTTGAGATATATCCTGAGTAA
- a CDS encoding Lrp/AsnC ligand binding domain-containing protein translates to MARAYLKINVEPGEEREVIQKMKSFENVIDANLTSGEQDVIAQIKASNYEELMRFVVTELRAIEGITKTITNLILD, encoded by the coding sequence ATGGCCAGAGCTTATTTGAAAATTAACGTAGAGCCGGGTGAAGAGAGAGAGGTTATTCAAAAAATGAAGTCTTTTGAAAATGTAATTGATGCAAATTTAACCTCTGGAGAGCAGGATGTTATAGCCCAGATTAAAGCTTCTAACTATGAAGAGTTGATGAGATTCGTTGTAACAGAATTACGTGCAATAGAGGGTATTACAAAGACAATAACCAATCTGATATTGGATTAG
- a CDS encoding translation elongation factor-like protein, which produces MSEEWIEIGVVTNFYAKPSAAIIEITAQSLKAGDRIKIKGHTTDFEMDVNSMQIEHQTVNEILPGQIVGLGVKERVRSHDRVFKLRRD; this is translated from the coding sequence ATGTCTGAAGAATGGATCGAGATAGGTGTTGTTACGAATTTTTATGCCAAACCTTCTGCTGCCATCATAGAGATCACAGCTCAAAGTTTGAAGGCTGGTGATAGGATCAAAATAAAAGGACATACAACCGATTTTGAGATGGATGTGAACTCTATGCAGATTGAGCATCAGACTGTCAATGAGATATTGCCGGGGCAGATTGTAGGCCTAGGTGTTAAAGAGCGGGTCCGTTCTCATGATAGGGTCTTTAAGTTGAGGAGAGATTAA
- the aroB gene encoding 3-dehydroquinate synthase, protein MERISLNLKDRSYDILVSEGALASLKNEVVRLNLEKYSAVVVSNRKICSLHRDYLEPYLEIFKESLFLEVADSEKSKSWQVLFDLLRSTVEFSKAESVLFIAFGGGVIGDLVGFLAAIYKRGVPFIQIPTTLLAQVDSSIGGKVAIDLKWGKNLLGAFYQPRLVLSDLNFLKSLPPRELSNGLSEIIKYGILGDSGLFELLESENEDPSSFSLSLWSEIVSRCSRIKTSLVERDERDSEDVRIVLNLGHTIAHAIETVFDYERVSHGEAVSFGLVVESLIANKIGVLKEKDLKRVISLILKFKTLPRINRKIEQKKILDSILYDKKAKFGAIRFVLPNSIGSAAVSSDLDKTLITSALSEGLSYL, encoded by the coding sequence ATGGAGAGAATAAGTCTAAATTTAAAGGATAGGTCTTACGATATTCTGGTTTCAGAGGGAGCATTGGCGTCTCTAAAAAATGAAGTCGTAAGGTTAAATCTAGAGAAGTATTCAGCTGTTGTGGTATCCAACAGAAAGATATGCTCTCTCCACAGGGATTATTTAGAGCCTTATTTAGAGATATTCAAAGAGAGCCTTTTCTTGGAAGTTGCGGATTCTGAGAAGAGCAAGTCCTGGCAGGTTCTTTTCGATCTCCTAAGATCAACCGTTGAGTTTTCTAAGGCAGAGAGCGTGCTCTTTATAGCTTTTGGAGGAGGAGTTATCGGAGACTTAGTAGGGTTTTTAGCGGCTATTTACAAGAGAGGTGTACCTTTTATTCAGATTCCGACGACTCTTCTTGCTCAAGTCGATTCAAGTATCGGCGGGAAAGTTGCTATAGATCTAAAATGGGGCAAGAATTTATTGGGAGCTTTCTATCAGCCTAGATTGGTTCTCTCTGATTTGAATTTCTTAAAGAGTCTACCTCCCAGAGAACTCTCTAATGGGTTATCCGAGATTATAAAATATGGAATTCTGGGAGATTCAGGGCTCTTTGAATTACTGGAATCTGAAAACGAAGACCCATCTTCTTTCTCACTGAGTTTATGGAGTGAGATAGTTTCAAGATGCAGCAGAATAAAAACGTCACTTGTTGAAAGAGATGAGCGTGACAGTGAAGACGTAAGAATAGTCTTAAACCTAGGCCATACAATAGCCCATGCTATAGAGACAGTCTTTGATTACGAGAGAGTATCTCATGGGGAGGCGGTATCTTTCGGTCTTGTTGTCGAGAGTTTGATTGCCAATAAGATTGGGGTCTTGAAAGAGAAGGATTTGAAGAGAGTAATAAGTCTAATCTTGAAGTTTAAGACTCTGCCTAGAATAAACAGAAAGATAGAGCAGAAAAAAATTTTGGATAGCATCCTTTATGATAAGAAAGCCAAATTTGGCGCCATAAGGTTTGTATTACCAAACTCTATAGGTTCTGCGGCAGTATCTTCGGATCTAGATAAAACTTTAATAACTTCTGCTCTCAGTGAAGGTCTTAGTTATCTTTGA
- a CDS encoding SPOR domain-containing protein, with protein sequence MEDYKENLFPDIDENVIRRKKRKRLKLITERYIRVNEEKLCTAVMVFLFLMVGSYIGGYKKGITVSGAKEEADVLLSSIMVEDKEKAVENKFVDYGFILSESDDSGLDNKKESSDLRFALQVVTYKNISYAESERDKLKKAGLPSYIREQGRYKIVFVGDYSEQDRAQNVLVKLRKIYKDAFMKELKGGR encoded by the coding sequence ATGGAAGATTATAAAGAGAATCTGTTCCCTGATATTGACGAGAATGTTATCAGGCGAAAAAAAAGAAAAAGGTTAAAGCTAATAACGGAGAGGTATATTCGAGTAAATGAAGAGAAGCTATGTACAGCTGTTATGGTCTTTCTTTTTTTGATGGTCGGTAGTTATATCGGCGGTTATAAAAAAGGTATAACTGTTAGCGGTGCAAAAGAAGAAGCGGATGTTCTTCTCTCTAGTATAATGGTGGAAGATAAGGAGAAAGCAGTTGAAAATAAATTTGTTGATTACGGTTTTATTCTTTCCGAGTCTGACGATAGCGGGTTGGATAATAAAAAAGAGTCTTCGGATCTAAGGTTTGCTCTACAGGTTGTAACGTACAAAAATATATCCTACGCTGAGTCCGAAAGGGATAAACTTAAAAAGGCAGGTCTCCCTTCTTATATTCGTGAGCAGGGCAGATACAAGATTGTCTTTGTTGGAGATTATAGCGAGCAGGATAGAGCTCAGAACGTGTTAGTAAAATTAAGAAAAATATACAAAGATGCTTTTATGAAAGAATTGAAAGGAGGTAGGTAA
- a CDS encoding HD domain-containing phosphohydrolase has protein sequence MNEIVLERNVVETLDKGGDLERLKFHLDKLSDSNVVLILFSRLESKRPIQELLKKIKKIAKEYDLKTKIEKVAVGEMKGKMRQVSRSGYFEEVRCRFTESLWIFPLIHGGANYGYICLIIENGKLSKEVLDFVEDYLAISLEKALKELELIKVHGTLRPRAIALSSVHTVHRLISSTLNMAELLPRLARLCLQVIRAKSCVIYLRAGNYLKPKTVASVSSSEKPHKIDIFNSKIGKNLEAGTLILSKNALWVPLIEEDLIGAIGLKSKQNGRPFDLNDREILSVLSEQAVVAIKNAKLYETQSKILIESLQALSKVLEVKSPSIYTHPKSFIDLVLAIADEYGVSQEEREYIKYATLLLDTGKVAVPEKILKKPDLLTEREYSSVREHPIKSAEIIKTVKALKPAVPIILHHHERFDGKGYPKGLKGNKIPLGARILAVADSFEAMVCHRPYKKTKNYSTAVEEILKQRAKQFDPDVVDAFMVCANKGKIKKISQRMMEEIKKKR, from the coding sequence ATGAATGAAATAGTCTTAGAGAGAAATGTTGTTGAGACCCTGGATAAGGGGGGGGATCTGGAAAGACTAAAATTCCATTTGGATAAGCTGTCAGACTCCAATGTGGTATTGATTCTTTTTTCCAGGCTGGAGTCAAAAAGGCCGATTCAAGAGCTGCTGAAGAAGATTAAAAAGATAGCAAAAGAGTACGATCTAAAAACTAAGATTGAAAAAGTAGCCGTAGGAGAGATGAAGGGCAAAATGAGACAAGTATCTCGAAGCGGCTATTTTGAAGAGGTGAGATGTAGATTTACGGAGAGTCTCTGGATCTTTCCTCTTATTCATGGAGGAGCTAATTATGGTTATATCTGTCTTATTATAGAGAATGGAAAATTATCCAAGGAGGTGCTTGATTTTGTTGAGGATTATTTGGCCATCTCTCTAGAGAAAGCTTTAAAGGAGCTGGAGTTGATAAAGGTTCATGGTACTCTGCGGCCCCGTGCTATTGCTCTCTCTTCGGTTCACACTGTTCATCGTTTGATATCTTCAACCCTTAACATGGCCGAGCTTTTGCCTCGTCTTGCAAGGTTATGCCTTCAGGTAATACGGGCTAAAAGTTGCGTTATATATCTGAGAGCCGGAAACTATTTAAAGCCTAAGACCGTTGCTTCTGTTAGTTCTTCGGAGAAGCCTCATAAGATAGACATTTTTAATTCTAAGATTGGTAAAAATCTGGAAGCCGGAACCCTTATTCTTAGCAAGAATGCACTCTGGGTGCCTCTAATTGAAGAAGATCTTATCGGAGCAATTGGATTAAAGTCGAAGCAGAACGGAAGACCGTTCGACTTAAACGACAGAGAGATTCTATCTGTTTTGTCAGAACAGGCTGTTGTTGCTATAAAGAATGCCAAGTTATATGAGACTCAAAGTAAGATTTTAATAGAGAGCTTGCAAGCTCTCTCAAAGGTTTTAGAGGTAAAGTCTCCTAGTATCTATACCCATCCGAAAAGTTTTATTGATTTGGTACTTGCTATTGCTGATGAATACGGTGTTTCTCAAGAAGAGAGGGAATATATAAAATATGCAACTTTACTTTTGGATACCGGGAAGGTTGCTGTTCCGGAGAAGATACTTAAGAAACCCGATCTTTTAACAGAGAGAGAGTATAGCTCTGTCCGGGAGCATCCAATTAAAAGTGCTGAGATAATCAAGACGGTCAAGGCTTTGAAACCTGCTGTGCCTATAATATTGCATCACCATGAAAGGTTTGATGGGAAGGGCTACCCTAAAGGTCTGAAGGGTAATAAGATTCCGCTTGGGGCAAGGATACTGGCTGTCGCTGACTCTTTTGAAGCAATGGTATGTCACAGGCCTTATAAGAAGACTAAGAATTACAGCACTGCCGTGGAGGAGATATTGAAACAGAGAGCTAAGCAGTTTGACCCGGATGTTGTAGATGCTTTTATGGTCTGTGCTAATAAAGGAAAGATTAAAAAAATATCTCAGCGTATGATGGAAGAGATTAAGAAAAAGAGATGA